A single region of the Triticum dicoccoides isolate Atlit2015 ecotype Zavitan chromosome 2B, WEW_v2.0, whole genome shotgun sequence genome encodes:
- the LOC119364224 gene encoding uncharacterized protein LOC119364224 — MDEYRPRRSPATERFVGLFSSPSSSPTESSFVAGDEFHEDDFMFSSAPVAASDARPDGPGSPTRVPHSHLGLLAALHEGDKRLLVRRAGVGSGAAASAVAATPATLLRRKATIAAATSASGGSLSPTQSPASAAWAIPANPRPKNRAPAPQYHQSAPVKVPVRPPPKPAMDKWDELDDDDELRHGDAAMLPPHEMVARASAGGAGPAAPFSMLEGAGRTLKGRDLRRVRDAVLRQTGWLD; from the coding sequence ATGGACGAGTACCGGCCGCGCCGGTCGCCGGCTACCGAGCGGTTCGTCGGGTTGTTCTCGTCGCCCTCCTCGTCGCCGACGGAGTCGTCGTTCGTCGCTGGGGATGAGTTCCACGAGGACGACTTCATGTTCTCATCCGCCCCAGTCGCCGCCTCGGACGCGCGGCCCGACGGGCCAGGGAGCCCCACCCGGGTTCCGCATAGCCACCTCGGTCTCCTCGCCGCGCTGCACGAGGGGGACAAAAGGCTCCTTGTTCGCCGCGCCGGGGTCGggagcggggcagcggcgtcggctgTCGCGGCCACCCCGGCCACGCTGCTCCGGCGCAAGGCCACCATCGCGGCTGCCACTTCGGCATCTGGTGGTTCGCTGTCGCCCACCcagtcccctgcctccgccgcGTGGGCTATCCCGGCGAACCCGAGGCCCaagaaccgcgcaccggccccgcagTATCACCAGTCGGCTCCAGTTAAGGTTCCCGTCCGCCCGCCCCCGAAGCCGGCCATGGACAAGTGGGACGAACTGGACGACGATGACGAGCTCCGACACGGGGATGCCGCCATGCTGCCCCCGCACGAGATGGTCGCGCGTGCGTCTGCTGGTGGCGCCGGGCCGGCCGCCCCCTTCTCGATGCTGGAGGGCGCCGGTCGCACGCTCAAGGGCCGAGATCTTCGACGGGTACGGGACGCTGTGCTCCGGCAAACCGGATGGCTCGACTGA